The following proteins come from a genomic window of Peromyscus eremicus chromosome 23, PerEre_H2_v1, whole genome shotgun sequence:
- the LOC131898087 gene encoding uncharacterized LOC128125816 homolog gives MHPARAQDPRLCRAMPAWSTVHVLQLLRELLAFVLLSYTVLIGALLLAGWTTYFLVLK, from the coding sequence ATGCACCCTGCGCGTGCTCAGGATCCACGTCTCTGCAGGGCGATGCCGGCCTGGTCCACCGTCCACGTGCTGCAGCTGCTGCGGGAGCTCCTCGCCTTCGTGCTCCTCAGCTACACGGTGCTCATCGGGGCGCTGCTGCTGGCGGGCTGGACCACCTACTTCCTGGTGCTGAAGTGA